The genomic segment GCTCGACGACGACGGCTGGCATGCGGGTCTCACGCAGGAGCGCCCACGTCATGGGATGCACCCGGCAGTCGGGCACCCATCCGGCGGCGACCATCCGCTGGCTGGCGAGCGCGGCGAGGCGGTAGCCCGCCTCCGAGACGAAGTGGGCCCCCCCGTAGTAGTAGGCCGCGGATCCGCCCGCAGCCGGCGTGTCGAGGGCGTTGACCCCGACGGACACGACCACCTCGGCGCCCTGGTCGTTGGCCAGGCGAGCGCGGTCGCTCGGGCTCGGATTGTTGCGGGGACCCCGCCCGAGCAGGACGTATGCGCCCTGTGCACCCAGGCGTGCGGCAAGCCGGGAGGCGATCTGCCAGCTGACCTCCGCCTCGCTCACGCCGGAGGGGCCGACGTGACCGGCGTCGCCGGGGCCGTGCGACGGGTCCACGAGCACCCGCGCCCCCACGAGCCCCCGGCTGGACAGCCGCCGGAGGGCCTCCCGCTCTCGTGCGCGGATGCCGACCCCGCTCCGCTGGTGGTCCCGGCGCATGCGACGGAGGACCTCGACGGTCTCCGGGCCCGCCACCCCGTCGACGTCGAGCCCCACATTGCGCTGGAAGTCCTCGACAGCGGCCTGCGTGAGCGGACCGAAGATGCCGTCCTCGCTGCCCGCGTCGAAGCCGAGCTGGTTCAGGCGGCGCTGGAGCTCGCGTACGTCGTCACCGCGCATCATCACCCGTGTGCGCCACAGGAGACGGTCGCCGAGGGCGTAGCCCGCCTCGACGAGGCTGCGCCATGTCTCGGGGCCCACGATGCCGTCGGCGGCCAGGCCGCGGTCCCGCTGGAACCGCCGCACCGCCTCCCGTGTGGCCTCCCCGAACACCCCGTCGACGGCGAGCTCCGCATCGAGCGCCCGGACGAGCCGGTGCTGGACGTCACGCACCGCACGGTTGGCCTCACCGTAGCGGATGATCGGGGTCACAGCCCCAGAGTGTAGGGGGCCGCGCTGCGGCGGCAGGCGCCGGCGGCCGTTGTCAGGCGGAGATGAACTCGTCGACCTCGGCGAGCAGCTGGCTCTTGCTGCGCGCCCCGACGAGGCGCTTCTTCTCCACGCCGTCCTGGAACACCATGATGGTGGGGATGGACATCACCTTGTAGTTGCGCGCGGTGGTGGGGCTGTCGTCGACGTTGAGCTTGACGACCTTCAGCGCGCCCGCCTGCTCGCCGGCGATCTCCTCGAGGACCGGACCCACCATCCGGCACGGACCGCACCACTCCGCCCAGAAGTCCACGATCACGGGCTGGTCCGAGCCGAGGACCTCGGTCTCCCAGTCCTGGTCGGTGACGGCTTTCACTTCACTCATCGCACGCTGTCCTTCTCGTGACGGGTCGGGTGTGGGTGCTGCCTGCTGCAACCGGCTCCCGAGACGCGGTATTCCCGGGGCCTGCCGAGAGCAACCGGTCACCCCACAGGGGTGGACACGGGCGGCCTGGCGGCGGCGCGGGGAAAGAGAAGCGAGGGGCGCACGAAGCGCCCCTCGCGCGCGGTTCGGATGACGGGGGGACAGCCGAACCGCGGATTTGGCTTGTGGCCCAGCCTACACCGCACCGGGCACGGGCGCGCAACTGTCCGACCGAAAAGTTCACGGAACGTCGCGCAACGCCGACGCACCGCATTGCCGAGCCGCCCGAGGACCGGTCACCATGTGCTCGAGTCGGGCGGTGCCCCGAGCAAGCGCTCGGCGTCCATCGCCGCCTTGCAGCCCATCCCCGCGGCGGTGACCGCCTGCCGGTAGTGGCGGTCGACGACGTCACCGGCGGCGAACACCCCCGGCACGTTCGTCGCCGTCGACGGCTCGGCCACCTTGATGTAGCCCTCCTCGTCGAGGTCGAGCTGACCCTGGAACAGCTTCGTCGTCGGGTCGTGACCGATCGCGACGAACAGCCCGTCGGTGCGCAGCTCCCGGCGCTCCCCACTATCGACGTCCTCGAGCATGACCCCCTCGACGGCGTCCTCACCGAGCACGTCGACGACCCTGGCGCCCCAGATGAACTCGATCTTGTCGTTCTTGAACGCGCGGTCCTGCATGATCTTCGAGGCCCGGAGCTCGTTGCGGCGGTGCACGATCGTCACCTTCGTGGCGAACTTCGTGAGGAACCCGGCCTCTTCCATGGCCGAATCCCCCCCACCGACCACGACGAGCTCCCGGTCCCGGAAGAAGAACCCGTCGCACGTCGCGCAGCTCGACACCCCGCGACCGGTCAACCGGCGCTCGTTCTCCAGGCCGAGCCACCGGGCGGTCGCACCGGTCGCCACGATCACCGCCCGGGACCAGTAGACGTCGTCGCCGACGACGACCTTGAACGGCGAGCCGTTCGTGAAGTCGACCTCGTCGACGTCGACGGTCACGTAGCGGGTCCCGAAGCGCTCCGCCTGCTTGCGCAGGTCGGCCATCATCTCCGGGCCCATGCGCCCCTCGGGGTAGCCGGGGTAGTTCTCCACGTCGGTCGTGAGCATGAGCTGGCCGCCGGCCTCCCGGCCCTCGAACACGACCGGTTCGAGGTCGCCGCGGGCGGCGTAGAGCGCCGCGGTGAGGCCCGCAGGCCCCGACCCGATGATGACAACCTCGTGGTCCGCCGTGACCATCGGCTCACTCCTCGTTCGACAGGCTTGTCGGGGGGCAACCCGTGCCCCCGCGGCGCTATTCCCTGCCTCTCTACACTACCGGGGCGGCGAGCCGCTCCTTCACCGCGCGCGACGAGCACCCGATCGGCGGGGCGCTTCCACGGCCCTTCCGAGCGCGGCTACGTGACGTCGAGCGCGAGCCGGGTGACGCAGCCCTCGGGCTCCACGACCCACGCCTCGACCCGGTCGAGGGCCGCCGCGTCGGGGTTCGCACGCACGAGGAGGTACACGAGCGCCGGCTGACCCGCGAACGTCGCCG from the Egibacteraceae bacterium genome contains:
- a CDS encoding peptidoglycan-binding protein encodes the protein MTPIIRYGEANRAVRDVQHRLVRALDAELAVDGVFGEATREAVRRFQRDRGLAADGIVGPETWRSLVEAGYALGDRLLWRTRVMMRGDDVRELQRRLNQLGFDAGSEDGIFGPLTQAAVEDFQRNVGLDVDGVAGPETVEVLRRMRRDHQRSGVGIRAREREALRRLSSRGLVGARVLVDPSHGPGDAGHVGPSGVSEAEVSWQIASRLAARLGAQGAYVLLGRGPRNNPSPSDRARLANDQGAEVVVSVGVNALDTPAAGGSAAYYYGGAHFVSEAGYRLAALASQRMVAAGWVPDCRVHPMTWALLRETRMPAVVVEPGFITCPADEARLLDPGCQEGLAASLADAVAAFFAVGASDEAVPVAL
- the trxA gene encoding thioredoxin, with the translated sequence MSEVKAVTDQDWETEVLGSDQPVIVDFWAEWCGPCRMVGPVLEEIAGEQAGALKVVKLNVDDSPTTARNYKVMSIPTIMVFQDGVEKKRLVGARSKSQLLAEVDEFISA
- the trxB gene encoding thioredoxin-disulfide reductase → MVTADHEVVIIGSGPAGLTAALYAARGDLEPVVFEGREAGGQLMLTTDVENYPGYPEGRMGPEMMADLRKQAERFGTRYVTVDVDEVDFTNGSPFKVVVGDDVYWSRAVIVATGATARWLGLENERRLTGRGVSSCATCDGFFFRDRELVVVGGGDSAMEEAGFLTKFATKVTIVHRRNELRASKIMQDRAFKNDKIEFIWGARVVDVLGEDAVEGVMLEDVDSGERRELRTDGLFVAIGHDPTTKLFQGQLDLDEEGYIKVAEPSTATNVPGVFAAGDVVDRHYRQAVTAAGMGCKAAMDAERLLGAPPDSSTW